The genomic stretch TCTTACAACAACAAACTACAAACATCAATCAACCAGCCAAGCCTTTTAGCTCTCATAGCTAAAGCTAAAGCAGCAAGTGGCCAACGTGTGGGGCCTGTTGCCAGCATTTTGCGCGCGACTATTTTCCAAGACGCGTCTGTTTGCGCGTTACATGCTAGGTCCAGTTGCACCCAAAAACCAGGTCTGACATCGTGACCCACACCAGGAATAGGAACACAAAATTCATTTCCAAAGGTGGGAACTTTGGCCATCTCCAATTGATCTGGTGAGAGAGTCAGATGGTAGAAAATAACCTTAAATGAATGATAAATTGACATTTGAGCATCAAGTGTTCTTGGGCTTGGAGAGGATTTAGTTACCAGATGTTAAAATTTGGGTTTGAGAGTTAGTTAAGATTTGAAGATACATGTTTTGGCAtacattttttacttttatgtTGTAGAACTCATTTTGTAATATATTTCATCAATCTTAACTTTATACATTTTGTTCATccttcatagatcatctttgtaaaaaattgacaaaattcaaaacaattaagacattcatttatagtgaataaaataaataaatacgatTCTATAAGGAAACACTAAATATAGTTCAACGGCCCAATGTTTTtgaatttggatgatttttgatagacatgcatatttgaagctaaacataaaaaaataaacggttaaattattaaaataaattatgaagTGAACCTCAcaaaaagtatataaaaaacATATGTCTTCAAATCctaatcatatatataaatatggggATGTATATATATTGTCATACTCTAGAATCAATCTTATCCTTTGAAAAGTATGGGGAACACAATTGGAGGAAGAAGGAAAGCAATGGTAATGAAAATCAGCGGGGAGACCTTCAAAGTAAAGACCCCGATAAGGGCATGGGACGTAGTGAAGGACTACCCAGGTCATGTCCTATTGAACTCGGAAGCTGTGAAACGTTTTGGCGTGAGGGCCAGGCCACTGGAACCAAAACAAGAATTGAAACccaagaaaatatattttcttgtcGAACTCCCCAAGTTTCcggcggaggaagaagaaaaacaagtgAAAAGAAGAGTGCGGTCGGGTATTCAAGTGAGTGCCAAGGACAGGCTCGAGTGCTTGATGCTTTCACGGCGGTCGGTGTCGGATCTTACGAGTGTTAGGGAATCGTCGACAACGTCGAGTTCATCATCGGAGGGTCCGGTGCGGATGAAGATGAGGCTGCCGAAGGCTCAAATGTTAAAACTGGTTGAAGAGAGTAAGGATGACGTGGAAATTGCTGAGAGGATAATAGAGCTTTATATGGTTAATAATGGTGGAAAGGTCGAAGGGCAGATGGTGGAGAAGGAAGAAGGCGTTTTGCAGCGGAGGCGTGGTGGTGGCAACCTCAAGCCGCGTCATGAGGTACAAGTCTGaccctcttttttgttttttgttttgaaatattttggaATTGGGTGTGCATCTTTTTCTGGTAGAAAGATAAGATGTTTcattaattttgttctttttcttttgtttttagtgTTATAAACTTTCTTCAATTCCCAATATTCAGGTGACCTATGTTAGGTGTTCATAGTTTTGCACTCTTGAAttttttggtgaaagttttgcaCATTTAAAGGGTGGTTATTGAGTTTGTGAATTATTCTTACAAAGTTACACTTCAACAAAGTTgatgttcttttttctttcgtaCAAGTGATGTGAATTATTCTTACAAAGTTACATTTAAAGGATGGTTATTgattatgtttatttatttaattcggGTGTATAGAGAAGCTAAAATAATTGGTAGATCGCTTCGCTTTCattattacttatatatataataagatAAATATTCTAAATCAGCTTAATTGTGAGTACAAGTATTACGAAcaattttaattgtttaattatGGGCAATTTTAGTTGTTCAATTTACATATGTGCATACGATGACATTGTGCTGTTTgtagaatgttttttttttttttttttcttggtcaaTTTTAGGCTTCGAATAAGAAATTAGGTCAATGTTAGGCttgagagaaggagagagagggaaagagagggaGCGCATTTTCTAGATAGTGGACCTTATTGCCTGCCTTGTTTAATAAAGTTAATAGTGGATGCATGCCCCAGGCTTCTTACTGAAAATGTAAatacacaaataaaaaagaacaccTCTCAAGTGTCCTCAATTAGTCGATTACCTCACACCATAGATCAATAGCATGTTCCATACTGAATACTTAAACATGAATCTTTTATTGTTAAAGTTACGTTATCACATGGTTTTACCAATTCACTAATGATAATGTGAGACCCGATATGCTTATATCATAAATCTAGTTAAGATGCACTATTAATCTATAAATACATATGATAATGAGTTGTATGAAGCTTCCGACAACACCATCTTTCAGTATTACAGTCTACATATTCAATATAAAACTTTTGTCAGCGAATTGTAATATTCCTCACATAAAATGGTCAAATGCGTTTCTTAGTTCTTAATTTGGTTGGTAACGTACCGTCGAAGtttctacaaaaaaaacaaaggaaaaagaaaaccacAATGGTTAATGTAATCCCCTTGCCGCATGACATTTTTTCCGAATTAAGTTCTCTCTTAAGATACAGACAGTCATGAAAGTTGCAAACAAATATAGGGTCCTGGAAGCAAAGTCGCCACAAAAAAGTTTGCTACCTAAAATACTAGTGATATAGAACAGTCTACAAAAAGTTTTATACTGTAAAGTTTCTAGttgatgagaaattttttattgtgggCGGAACACGATgaggtacatcacgtgtcattatacaaatggtgatatacgtgtgttaaaaagttaataacataaaaaataaaatttctccccacttacataaaaacacgtgatgtatcaccCATGTTccggtcacaatgaaaaatttctcctagtTGAGTGTGGAAGTGGAGTTTACATGTCAAATCTTGAGTGGAGGCGAAAAGAGAAAGGTAGATGGAAATGATAGCTAGCATTCCTGTTTCGGTTAATATCTCCATGTATGAATTGACAATATTCCTTCTTTGATAACATAATTTTGCAGAAGCGAGTGAGTTTTGTCcctgtggaagaagaagaaattcgTTTAGATCTAGCCCCTCAATAGCTAGCGCTAGCGCATGCAGTCAATCATGAAGTATCAAAATTTGCAGACTTCATTTTTGGTGCCTTGATTTGTATATatgtaacatatatatttgCAATATATACAATATTAGCTCCTGTAATTGTTTTTCTCTTTGTATAATATAGAGACCGTTCTATGATTTTGTATCCTGGAAATTCAAGCTTCTAAAAATCATTTAGCTTTGATGGTGACCGGTGAGTGTCAATTTAGCTTCAAATAATGTAAAAGTTGGGACGTACATTATTTTgtcttttcagttttttattttaaatctcTACTAGGAACCAACCTTTTGTCAGCTGCTCGTACGTTCATCCTAAACATGTTTTGGGATCATCTCGGCCCTCGCAACCGCTTTGCTACTGATCTTGCAATTTAACTTGGCCACAAACTTTACGTCTTTCGACTCGGAGTCAATGATCACTTCCTCCGTTTCTTTTTCCGATTTCTTATTATTGTGAGAAGCACaagggaagatgaagatggaaaATATGTAGAAAAATAAGATGGTGATGACGAAGATAAAATGCCAAGAAAAAAAGGCCGTGGGGAATTTTGGTAAAGGCCTTGCCATGGTTGCAGTGCTAGGATAGGAGCTAGCTTAAAGTCGTCTTTAAAAAAGTTTTCCAATTATCTTCAATTTTTGTGAAATGTTTATTGGGAATGGCCCATAGGTGCTTTTTCTATGCCTCACTTTGCTTGCTTTTGATACGGAGGAGGAAGTTGTTGGAGAGGCTTCTAACCAAAATAATACActtacaaaatcaaaattttgaacaGTGGTGGGCACAATGCACTTACCATATGAGGATGCTGCATATATATGGCACCAACTATTTATCCATATCCGCACTGCgaacaattaaaaatatgagTATGCTAGCTGCACTTGAAGTATTTGATTCATGCTTGTTTGCTTTgcagttttatttttgttcatgttATTACTGCTAACTACACTGTAATCTAGGGTTTCGGAATGTAACAGAggaaacgaagaagaagaattagagaAATAATAGGTCTCCATTAACTAAATAATGGAGTACATCAGCCCTATTTATAGTAAGAGCATATTACTTAATGGCTATGAAATACAACCGACTCCAGCTGAT from Pyrus communis chromosome 7, drPyrComm1.1, whole genome shotgun sequence encodes the following:
- the LOC137740806 gene encoding uncharacterized protein At1g66480, which gives rise to MGNTIGGRRKAMVMKISGETFKVKTPIRAWDVVKDYPGHVLLNSEAVKRFGVRARPLEPKQELKPKKIYFLVELPKFPAEEEEKQVKRRVRSGIQVSAKDRLECLMLSRRSVSDLTSVRESSTTSSSSSEGPVRMKMRLPKAQMLKLVEESKDDVEIAERIIELYMVNNGGKVEGQMVEKEEGVLQRRRGGGNLKPRHEKRVSFVPVEEEEIRLDLAPQ